A portion of the Thermoplasmata archaeon genome contains these proteins:
- a CDS encoding antitoxin VapB family protein produces MPATTIALDSEAYETLKNAKRPGESFSATVKRLARPRKNLSFFAGSWGHLRPREIEELRAAVLAARAVERAKVAKPRHRRN; encoded by the coding sequence ATGCCCGCCACCACCATCGCCCTCGACAGCGAGGCCTATGAGACCCTCAAGAATGCGAAGCGACCCGGTGAGAGCTTCAGCGCCACCGTCAAGCGTTTGGCGCGGCCGCGGAAGAACCTCTCCTTCTTCGCGGGATCTTGGGGTCACCTCCGACCCCGCGAGATCGAGGAGCTTCGGGCAGCGGTGCTGGCTGCGCGTGCCGTGGAGCGGGCGAAGGTGGCCAAGCCGCGACATCGGCGGAACTGA